Proteins found in one Triticum aestivum cultivar Chinese Spring chromosome 4D, IWGSC CS RefSeq v2.1, whole genome shotgun sequence genomic segment:
- the LOC123097949 gene encoding uncharacterized WD repeat-containing protein C2A9.03 isoform X1: protein MAHDLQDDLEFVAAGHDYDDFEFDDAGGNGFRTSGGASQYQLDTEMNDTSALEYRQGKDMQEIPWERLNYSRDQYRQMRLKQYKNYQSLARPRDTLEKECQRGETRDAFYDFHLNTRHVKPTIVHFQLRNLLWATSKHDVYVTQNYSVMHWSSLLRRGKEVLNVAGPNQDMRGGRPLSRVQISTMTVKDNLLAAGGFHGELICKYVDQPGVAFCTNLAGNKKSITNAVEIYESPNGSTRVVAANNDCVVRTFDTEKYSLLTQFPFAWSVNNMSVSPDGKLLAVVGDSSDCLIADSGSGKEIASLRGHADYSFASAWHPDGRVLATGNQDRTCRLWDVRNPSEAFAVLEGRIGAVRGLRFSPDGRFLAAAEPADFVCVYDVAAGYARAQEIDLFGEIAGVSFSPDDGAEALFVGVADRTYGSLLEFRRRHRHAYLDCYL, encoded by the exons ATGGCGCACGACTTGCAGGACGACTTGGAGttcgtcgccgccggccacgatTACGACGACTTCGAGTTCGACGATGCCGGTGGCAACGGGTTCCGAACCTCCGGCGGCGCTTCCCAATACCAGCTG GATACTGAGATGAACGACACTTCAGCCTTGGAGTACAGACAAGGGAAAGACATGCAAGAGATACCCTGGGAGAGGTTGAACTACAGCAGGGATCAGTACCGTCAGATGAGGCTAAAACAGTACAAGAACTACCAGAGCCTCGCTAGGCCGCGAGATACACTGGAAAAG GAATGCCAACGAGGAGAGACAAGAGACGCCTTCTACGATTTTCACTTGAATACAAGACATGTCAAGCCAACAATAGTGCACTTTCAG CTGAGAAACCTCCTGTGGGCTACGTCCAAGCATGATGTCTACGTGACACAGAACTATTCTGTGATGCATTGGTCATCCCTACTCCGGAGAGGAAAAGAAGTGCTCAATGTGGCAGGCCCAAATCAG GATATGCGGGGAGGTCGGCCCTTGTCAAGGGTGCAGATCAGCACCATGACGGTAAAAGACAACCTCCTGGCGGCTGGTGGTTTCCATGGGGAGTTGATCTGCAAG TATGTCGATCAACCTGGAGTGGCGTTCTGTACGAACCTGGCCGGCAACAAGAAGtccatcaccaacgccgtcgagaTCTACGAATCACCTAA CGGCTCCACCCGGGTGGTGGCTGCCAACAACGACTGCGTTGTTAGAACTTTTGACACGGAGAAGTACAGCCTGCTCACCCAGTTCCCCTTTGCGTGGTCCGTCAAC AACATGTCCGTCAGCCCCGACGGGAAGCTGCTCGCGGTGGTCGGCGACAGCTCCGACTGCCTCATCGCCGATTCAGGGTCCGGCAAG GAAATCGCGAGCCTGCGCGGCCACGCGGATTACTCGTTCGCGTCGGCGTGGCACCCGGACGGGCGCGTGCTGGCCACGGGCAACCAGGACAGGACGTGCCGGCTGTGGGACGTGCGCAACCCGTCCGAGGCGTTCGCGGTGCTGGAGGGGAGGATCGGCGCCGTCAGGGGGCTCAGGTTCTCGCCGGACGGCCGCTTCCTGGCCGCGGCGGAGCCGGCGGACTTCGTCTGCGTCTACGACGTGGCGGCGGGGTACGCACGCGCGCAGGAGATCGATCTGTTCGGGGAGATCGCCGGCGTGTCCTTCAGCCCCGACGACGGCGCGGAGGCGCTGTTCGTGGGCGTCGCCGACCGTACGTACGGCAGTCTGCTCGAGTTCCGCAGGCGACACCGTCACGCCTACCTCGACTGCTACCTGTGA
- the LOC123097949 gene encoding uncharacterized WD repeat-containing protein C2A9.03 isoform X2, whose translation MEDGMVGKFYDRQRRISLNSFLQLRNLLWATSKHDVYVTQNYSVMHWSSLLRRGKEVLNVAGPNQDMRGGRPLSRVQISTMTVKDNLLAAGGFHGELICKYVDQPGVAFCTNLAGNKKSITNAVEIYESPNGSTRVVAANNDCVVRTFDTEKYSLLTQFPFAWSVNNMSVSPDGKLLAVVGDSSDCLIADSGSGKEIASLRGHADYSFASAWHPDGRVLATGNQDRTCRLWDVRNPSEAFAVLEGRIGAVRGLRFSPDGRFLAAAEPADFVCVYDVAAGYARAQEIDLFGEIAGVSFSPDDGAEALFVGVADRTYGSLLEFRRRHRHAYLDCYL comes from the exons ATGGAAGATGGTATGGTGGGAAAGTTCTACGACAGGCAAAGAAGAATCTCCTTGAATTCCTTTTTGCAG CTGAGAAACCTCCTGTGGGCTACGTCCAAGCATGATGTCTACGTGACACAGAACTATTCTGTGATGCATTGGTCATCCCTACTCCGGAGAGGAAAAGAAGTGCTCAATGTGGCAGGCCCAAATCAG GATATGCGGGGAGGTCGGCCCTTGTCAAGGGTGCAGATCAGCACCATGACGGTAAAAGACAACCTCCTGGCGGCTGGTGGTTTCCATGGGGAGTTGATCTGCAAG TATGTCGATCAACCTGGAGTGGCGTTCTGTACGAACCTGGCCGGCAACAAGAAGtccatcaccaacgccgtcgagaTCTACGAATCACCTAA CGGCTCCACCCGGGTGGTGGCTGCCAACAACGACTGCGTTGTTAGAACTTTTGACACGGAGAAGTACAGCCTGCTCACCCAGTTCCCCTTTGCGTGGTCCGTCAAC AACATGTCCGTCAGCCCCGACGGGAAGCTGCTCGCGGTGGTCGGCGACAGCTCCGACTGCCTCATCGCCGATTCAGGGTCCGGCAAG GAAATCGCGAGCCTGCGCGGCCACGCGGATTACTCGTTCGCGTCGGCGTGGCACCCGGACGGGCGCGTGCTGGCCACGGGCAACCAGGACAGGACGTGCCGGCTGTGGGACGTGCGCAACCCGTCCGAGGCGTTCGCGGTGCTGGAGGGGAGGATCGGCGCCGTCAGGGGGCTCAGGTTCTCGCCGGACGGCCGCTTCCTGGCCGCGGCGGAGCCGGCGGACTTCGTCTGCGTCTACGACGTGGCGGCGGGGTACGCACGCGCGCAGGAGATCGATCTGTTCGGGGAGATCGCCGGCGTGTCCTTCAGCCCCGACGACGGCGCGGAGGCGCTGTTCGTGGGCGTCGCCGACCGTACGTACGGCAGTCTGCTCGAGTTCCGCAGGCGACACCGTCACGCCTACCTCGACTGCTACCTGTGA
- the LOC123097950 gene encoding 17.9 kDa class I heat shock protein, translated as MSLIPRGNAFDPFSLDLWDPFDGFPFGSGGSSSGGSLFPSFPRISSETAAFAGARIDWKETPEAHVFKADVPGLKKEEVKVEVEDGNVLQISGERNKEQEEKTDTWHRVERSSGKFLRKFRLPEDAKADQIKAAMENGVLTVTVPKAEAKKPEVKSIQISG; from the coding sequence ATGTCGCTGATTCCCCGCGGCAACGCCTTCGACCCCTTCTCCCTCGACCTCTGGGACCCCTTCGACGGCTTCCCCTTCGgctccggcggcagcagcagcggtgGCAGCCTCTTCCCCTCGTTCCCGCGCATCAGCTCCGAGACCGCGGCCTTCGCCGGCGCGCGGATCGACTGGAAGGAGACGCCCGAGGCGCACGTGTTCAAGGCGGACGTGCCGGGGCTGAAGAAGGAGGAAGTgaaggtggaggtggaggacggcaACGTGCTCCAGATCAGCGGCGAGCGCAACAAGGAGCAGGAGGAGAAGACGGACACCTGGCACAGGGTGGAGCGCAGCAGCGGCAAGTTCCTGCGCAAGTTCAGGCTCCCGGAGGACGCCAAGGCGGACCAGATCAAGGCGGCCATGGAGAACGGCGTGCTCACTGTTACCGTGCCCAAGGCGGAGGCCAAGAAGCCCGAGGTCAAGTCAATCCAGATCTCCGGCTAG